The Pseudomonas sp. IAC-BECa141 genome contains the following window.
TCCGCGAAACACGTCAGCGTTTCTCCAATTTTTATCGTTTTGAGCTCAAAAAACCCACTTCATGCCACTTTCCGCCACTTGCGCACACTATAGGAATGCGCCCACCACACCGTCAAGGCGCGGATTAAAGGAAAACCCTTACAGAACGGAGATTTAGGAGCATAAAAGGAGGAGCAACGAGAATCTGGCGGATGCTTTTATCCAATAACTTGAAGCAGCACTGAAAGCTGCGCTCGAAAGTTAAAGTAATTTGTTAAGAGTAAGATTTTTTCGGTATTACAAAAGCGCTTCTGCTGTTGATTGAAGCAAGGTGGGAAATGGCTATTACTGCGTTTGCCGCTGCCGGATTTCCAGCGCAGGCCTGCTGATAATAAACAGCCCTGTCGCCTTTAATTCAAGCAGGGAAAAGAAAAAGGTGGAGAGTCGATCTGTAAGCCGGGTTCTGTCTTGAACAGTCATTCGTCTACGATGGCCATCACTGGACATCTTTAGCAACCTACCCGGTCCCAGCGCGGGCCACGCCTTGGGACCCTATTTGGTCTTGCTCCAAGTGGGGTTTACCTAGCCACGAACTGTTGCCAGACGTGCGGTGCGCTCTTACCGCACCTTTTCACCCTTACCGGCGCCGAAGCACTTAGGCGGTTATTTTCTGTGGCACTTTCCGTAGGCTCACGCCTCCCAGGCATTACCTGGCACTTCGCCCTATGGAGCCCGGACTTTCCTCCCCCCTCTAATTTTCATAGAGGGCAGCGACTGTCCGATCGACTCTCCGCCGCGCAGGTTAACGGCAGAGCGGCCGAAGAACAAGCGCTAATAGCCCGCAAACCGGTCTGCGCGACGGGTTACGCGTCTTTTTGCTGATCCAGCGCCACCTGATACAGCACGTTTTTGCGCTCACCGGTGATTTGCGCCGCCAGGGCCGCCGCACGCTTGAGCGGCATCTCTTCCAGCAACAGATTGAGGATGCGCATCGCCTCGCTGCTGACGGCGTCTTCGGATTCCGGCGCGGTCCAGCCCGCCACCACCACGACGCATTCGCCACGCTGTTGATTGCTGTCGGCCTCGACGAATGCCCGCAACTCACTCAGCGGCAATCCCTTGAGTGTTTCAAAGGTCTTGGTGATTTCACGAGCGAGCAATGCCGGACGATCAGCGCCGAATACCGCCTCCATATCCTGCAGGCACTCCAGAATACGATGCGGCGCCTCGTAGAAAATCAGTGTGCGCGGTTCTTCCTTGATAGCTTCCAGGCGCGCTTTGCGCCCTACGGCCTTGGCCGGAAGAAAGCCTTCGAAGATGAAACGGTCGGACGGCAGGCCGGCAGCCGATAACGCTGCGATCAACGCGCATGCGCCCGGCACCGGCACCACATTGATCCCGGCGGCACGCGCCTGACGCACCAGGTGATAGCCCGGATCGGAAATCAGCGGCGTACCGGCGTCGGAAATCAGCGCGACGTTGTCACCCGCCAGCAGACGGGTAATGAAGCGACTGCCTTCATCCCGCTCGTTGTGCTCGTGGCAGGCTGCAAGCGGAGTGGAGATGCCGAAGTGCTGCATCAGGCGCTGGGAATGGCGCGTATCTTCCGCAGCAATCAGTGCCACCTCGCGCAGGATCTTCAACGCCCGGGCGCTGATGTCATCCAGGTTGCCGATGGGCGTCGCCACCACATAAAGCGAGCCCGCAGCGGAATTCAAAGGACCTGGAGCAGTCAAAGCGCACACCTCATGATCGGTAAAAGCCGCCATTGTAGCGCGTCGTGCGCCGGACGATGCGTCCGGGTCGGAAACGGTTTGTCGCACCATTGTGAGGCTGCGCAGTCTTTGTATCAGCTAAATTCACGGTTTCACGCCAGTAACATCGCGCCCCGGCCAGTGCTTGGGTACAATTCGACGCTAATTTGATCGAGTATCAGGAACACTTACATGATCGCTTGCCTGCGGCTGTTCACTGCCCTCTGCCTCGCTGCCTTGCTGGCGGCTTGCGCCAGCCCCCCTTCCTCCAGCCTTGGCGAACTTCCACGGACCCCGGATGCCACCATCGAGCAACTGCTCGAACAGGCTGCCCAGGCCAAATCGCCGGACAAGGCTGCGCTGCTGCGCCTGAGTGCGGCAGACATGGCCTACCGTCAGGGCAATGCCGGACAGTCCGCGCAAATCCTGCAGCAAGTACCGATGGATCAACTCCAGCCTGGCCAGCAGGCGTTCGCCAGCACGCTGTCAGCTGAACTGGCCATGACCCGTAACCAGCCGAAAGCCGCGCTGACTGCCCTGAGCCATCCAAGCCTGCAACGCCTGAGCGAAATGTCCGTACCGCTGCAAGTTCGCGCCGGCACCGTTCACGCCCGCGCCCTTGAGGCCGACGGCCAGACTCTGGCCGCCGCCCGCGAGCGCATCTTCATCGCGCCGATGCTGGAGGGCGAAGCCGCCAGCAAGAACCACGAGGCGATCTGGACCCTGATCGCATCGCTGCCGGCCGATCAACTGCAAGCGAACACCACCGATGATCTCGGTGGCTGGATGAGCCTGGCCCTGGCAGTGAAAACCGCCGGCACTCTGGAACAACAGCAAGCCGCCATCGACAACTGGCGCAACCAGCATCCAAAACACCCGGCCGCGATCAATCTGCCTCTACCCCTGACCAAACTCAAGGAGTTGGCCAGCCAGCCCCTGAGCAAGATCGCCCTGCTGCTGCCACAGGACGGCCAACTGGCCTCGGTCGGCAAGGCCCTGCGTGACGGCTTCATGGCTGCGCACTACCAGGCTCAGCAAGCCGGCCAGAAACCACCAGCCATCGAGTTCTATGACAGCTCGAAGCTGACCAACCTCGACGAGTTCTACCGCAAGGCCCAGGCCGATGGCGTGCAACTGGTCGTCGGCCCGCTGGAGAAGCCGCTGGTCAAACAGTTGAGCACCCGTCCGCAACTGCCGATCACCACCCTCGCCCTGAACTACAGCGAAGGCGATCAAGGCCCGGCGCAATTGTTCCAGTTCGGCCTGGCCGCTGAGGACGAAGCCCGCGAAGTCTCCCGCCGCGCCCGTGCCGACGGCCTGCATCGCGCCGCCATCATGGTGCCGAAAGGCGAATGGGGCGACCGCGTTCTGCGTGCCTTCAGCCAGGACTGGCAGGCCAACGGCGGCAGCATCGTCGCCACCGAACGTGTCGACCAGCCGGTGCAACTGGCCCAGCAGATCGCCGACATGTTCCAGCTGCGTCAGAGCGAAGCCCGCGCCAAGAGCCTGCAGAACGCTGCCGGCACCAACGTTGCCGCCCAGCCTTCGCGTCGCCAGGACATCGAATTCATCTTCCTCGCCGCCACCCCGCAGCAGGCGCAGCAGATCAAGCCGACCCTGAACTTCCAGTACGCCGGTGACGTGCCGGTCTACGCAACCTCCCACGTGTTCAGCGCCAGCGGTGATGTCAACCAGTACAACGACATGAACGGCGTGCGCTTCTGCGAAACCCCATGGCTGCTGGAAACCAGCGACCCGCTGCGTCAGCAGGTCACCGCGCAATGGCCACAAGCCGCCGGCAGCCTCGGCCGTCTTTATGCGATGGGCGTCGATGCCTATCGCTTGGCGCCGCGCCTGGATCAGCTCAAGGCACTGCCGGACAGCCGCATCGAAGGTCAGTCGGGCAGCCTGGGCATGACCCAGTCCCAACGCGTCGTACGTCAGTTGCCATGGGCGCAGTTTGTCAGCGGCCAGATCCAGCGCCTGCCGGACACTCCACGCTGATGCCCGACAGGTCACACCTGCAAAGCGGCAAGGATGCCGAGCGCCAGGCGCTCGAGCATCTGCAGTGCCAGGGTCTGCGCCTTCTGGCGCAGAACTGGTCATGCAAACGCGGTGAGCTTGATCTGGTCATGCTTGATGGCGATACAGTAGTATTCGTCGAGGTTCGTTACCGAAAGAACACTCAATGGGGCGGCGCACTCGATAGCATCGATGGGCGCAAACGGCAGAAACTGATTTTCGCCGCGCAGTTTTTTCTTCAGCGCGAGTCGCGTTGGGCCAATTCCCCCTGCCGCTTCGACGTGGTGGCCATCGACAGCCACCAGGGTCAGCTGAACTGGTTGCAGAATGCGTTCGACAGCTGAGCACCTGCTCCGACCCGGACATTTTCACTCAACACTTTTGCTCTTTGCTTTGCGGGCTGCACATTCACGTGCCGGACAGCCGCGCTAATTAAGGTCACACAGATGGACATGCAATCCCGAATTCGCCAGCTTTTCCAGGCCAGCATCGACACCAAGCAACAGGCGATGGACGTACTTGCACCGCACATCGAGCAAGCCAGCCAGGTGATGGTCAACGCCCTGCTCAACGAGGGCAAAATGCTCTCGTGCGGCAACGGCGGCTCGGCCGGCGATGCCCAGCACTTTTCTTCGGAACTGCTCAACCGTTTCGAACGTGAACGCCCCAGCCTGCCGGCGATCGCGCTGACCACCGACAGCTCGACCATCACCTCGATCGCCAACGACTACAGCTACAACGAAGTGTTCTCCAAGCAAATCCGCGCACTCGGCCAGCCGGGTGACGTGCTGCTGGCCATTTCGACCAGCGGCAACTCGGCGAACATTATTCAGGCGATCCAGGCCGCACATGATCGCGAAATGATTGTCGTAGCATTGACCGGACGCGACGGCGGCGGCATGGCTTCGCTGCTGCTGCCCGAAGACGTCGAGATTCGCGTACCGGCCAACGTCACCGCACGTATTCAGGAAGTCCACTTGCTGGCGATCCATTGCCTTTGCGATCTGATCGACAGCCAACTGTTCGGGAGTGAAGAATGACCCCTAATCGCCTTGGCCTTCTGGCCTTGACCCTGTGCCTCGGCATCAGCGGCTGCACGTCGGTGGTGAATGCCAGCCGTGAAGCGCCGATCGAAGACGACCGTGGTACCCGCACATTCGGCAGCAAGATCGATGACTCGCTGATCGAAACCAAAGTCGGCGTCAACGTGGCCAAGGCCGATCCGGCCCTGGACAACGACTCGCACATTGTCGTCACCAGCTTCAACGGCGTCGTGCTGCTGGCCGGCCAGACCCCGCGTGCAGACCTCAAGGAAAAGGCCGAACAAGCCGCCGCCAACGTTCAGCGCGTGAAAAAGGTCCATAACGAACTGCAAGTAATCCCCCCTTCCGGCTTCATTGCCCGCCAGAACGATTCGTGGCTGACCACCAAGATCAAGACCCAGATGCTCACCGATGCCAGCATTCCCGGCTCGCGCATCAAGGTCGTGACCGAGAACGGTATCGTCTATCTGCTGGGCCTGCTGACCAAACAGGAAGCCGCCCAGGCGACCAACCTGGTTCAGGGTGTTTCCGGTGTGCAGAAGATTGTGAAGCTATTCGAGTACATCGACTGAACCGCAAAATGCAGGCACAAAAAAAGGCGATCCAACTGGATCGCCTTTTTTATTACTTCACCACTTTCAGGCTTGGCCGGCCGCTTGGGCGCGGTGGCTCGCTGTCCGGTGGAGGAACATCGTCATCCTGCTCGATCTCGTCTCCGTCATCCATCGGCGACTCCAGATCGAACACCATGCCCTGACCGTTTTCCCGGGCGTAGATCCCCAGGATTGCAGCAATCGGCACATAAAGGCTGTGCGGGACGCCGCCGAAGCGACCTTCAAAGGTCACAACGTCGTTGTCCATGTGCAAGTGCCGCACGGCACTTGGCGAAATGTTCAGGACAATTTGCCCGTCGCTGGCAAAACCCTGCGGCACCTGCACTGCCGGGTATTCGGAATTGACCAGCATGTGCGGGGTGCAATCGTTATCCACAATCCACTCGTAGAGCGCGCGGACCAGATAAGGTCGACTGGAGTTCATAGCGGCTCCTTAAGCCTTAGCGCATGTCGCGTTCGACACCAGACAGACTCGCCTGGAAAGCCTCACGCGCAAACTGACGCTCCATATAATCAAGCAGCGGCTTGGCCTGCCGCGGCAGTTCTATACCCAGAATCGGTAAACGCCAGAGTATTGGCAATAGGCAGCAATCCACCAGACTTTGTTCCTCACTGAGGAAAAACGGCTTGTCGGCAAACAGCGGCGACACGCCCGTCAGGCTTTCGCGCAATTCCTTGCGCGCCACGGCACGAGCCGCTTCCTTGGTGCGCGAATCCAGAATCAGATCCACCAGACCACACCAGTCGCGCTGAATGCGGTGAATCAGCAGACGGCTGTTGGCACGCGCCACCGGGTACACAGGCATCAATGGCGGATGCGGGTAACGCTCATCCAGGTACTCCATCACCACGGTCGACTCCCACAACGCCAAGTCACGATCGACCAGCGTGGGCAGACTGCCGTAAGGGTTCACTTCAATCAGTTTAGGCGGCTGACGACCAGCCTCCACAAAAATGATTTCGGCGCTGACACCCTTCTCTGCAAGCACGATGCGCACTCGGTGGGAATAGTGGTCGGCGGGGTCGGAGTAACAGGCCAACCGATTGGTCACGCCCATGGCGATCCTCCTCGCTTGTTGAAATAGTCGGAGCCGGAAAAACGCGCGCGCCCAGAGGGCGCCTCCCGCAACGGCCGGCGAACCAGGCGTTGCGTTTTCAGAGGCGCCCTTGGGCGCGCGCGATTAACAGCAATTGCTTGAAGCGTTATCAGTGCACGTCTTTCCAGTATTCACGCTTGAGCAGGTAGGCGAACACAAAGAAGAACGCCAGGTACAGCAAGACGTAAGTACCGATGCGCTGATGTTGCAGCTTAACCGGGTTAGCCGAGTAAGCCAGGAAGGTTACCAGATTCTTGACCTTCTCATCGAACTGCTCTTCGTTGAGGGTTCCGGTTTTCGGCACGATGGTCAGTTGATCGCACGCTTCATGAGTCAGAGGCGTACCGGTCAGCGGGTCATATTGTTTCTTGCCGTCTTCGACGATCTGTACCTGTTTGCAACCCACAACCTGACGACCTTGCAGGCCGACCAGCACGTTAGGCATGCCGACGTTCGGGAAGACCTTGTTGTTCACGCCCCATGGACGCGCAGGATCTTCGTAGAACGACCTGAGGTAACCGTAGAGCCAGTCGGTGCCGCGAACACGAGCCACCAGGGTCAGGTCAGGCGGCGCTGCGCCGAACCAGGTCTTGGCGTCGGCCGGCTGCATGCCGATGTTCATGTGATCGCCGATCTTGGCGCCGGTGAACACCAGTTTTTCCAGCATCAGTTCGTGCGGGATTCCGAGGTCATCGGCCACACGCTCGTAACGCTGGAACTTGGCACTGTGGCAACCCATGCAATAGTTGGCGAAAGTACGCGCACCATCCTGCAGGGCAGCCTTGTCGGAAACGTCGATGTCGACCTTTTCCAGTTCCGGACCACCGTGTTCGGCGGCAAAGGACAGCACTGGCAGAGCAGCAAAAATCAGAGCAAAAAATAACTTTTTCATCAGCCAGTCACCCTTTCCGGAACCGGTTTGGTCTTCTCGAGCCTGGTGTAGAACGGCATCAGAATGAAGTAGGCGAAGTACAGGAAGGTGCAGACCTGCGACAACAGCGTACGGCCTGGCGTCGGGGCCAGAACGCCCAGAATGCCGAGGATCACGAACGAAATGCAGAACACCACCAGCCAGATTTTGCTCATCCAGCCTTTGTAGCGCATCGACTTGACCGGACTGCGGTCGAGCCACGGCAGAACGAACAGCACCGCAATCGCTGCGCCCATGGCGATAACGCCCATGAGCTTGTCAGGGACCGCACGCAAGATTGCGTAGAACGGTGTGAAGTACCAGACCGGTGCAATGTGCTCAGGCGTCTTGAACGGGTTGGCTTGCTCGAAGTTAGGTTTTTCGAGGAAGTAGCCGCCCATTTCCGGGAAGAAGAACACAATGAAGCAGAAGATAAACAGGAACACCACAACGCCGACGATATCTTTCACGGTGTAGTACGGGTGGAAGGCGATGCCGTCCAGCGGAACACCGTTTTCGTCCTTGTGTTTCTTGATGTCCACGCCGTCCGGGTTGTTCGAACCGACTTCGTGCAACGCCAGGATGTGCAGCACCACCAGACCGAGAATCACGATCGGCAGGGCAACCACGTGCAGGGCGAAGAAGCGGTTCAAGGTGATCCCGGAAATCAGGTAGTCACCACGGATCCACTGGGTCAGGTCGTTGCCGATGACCGGGATCGCGCCGAACAGCGAGATGATCACTTGGGCACCCCAGTAGGACATCTGGCCCCACGGCAGCAGGTAACCCATGAAGGCTTCGGCCATCAGCGCCAGATAGATCAGCATGCCGAAGACCCACACCAGCTCACGGGGTTTCTGGTACGAACCGTAGAGCAGACCACGGAACATGTGCAGATAGACCACGATGAAGAACGCCGAAGCGCCGGTGGAGTGCAGCAGACGCAGGATCGAACCGTACTCGACGTCGCGCATGATGTATTCGACAGAAGCGAACGCTTCTTCCGCCGACGGGGTGTAGCTCATGGTCAGCCAGACACCGGTGACGATCTGGTTGACCAGAACGAGCAGCGCCAGCGAGCCGAAGAAGTAGAAGAAGTTGAAGTTTTTTGGAGCGTAATATTTGCTGAGATGGTCTTCCCACATTTTGGTGGCGGGGAAGCGCGCATCAACCCAATCCATGAACTTGCTCATCACGCTTTCTCCGTATCGACGCCAATGACAATCAGCTCATCGGTCTCATAGGAATGCGGGGGTACTGGCAGGTTCAAAGGCGCAGGTTGCGACTTGTAGACGCGGCCAGCCAGATCGTAGTGGGAACCGTGGCAAGGGCAGAAATAGCCGCCTACCCAGTCTTTGCCCAGATCCGCGGGTGCAACTTCGGGACGGAAGGTCGGTGAGCAACCCAGGTGAGTACAGATCCCGATCAGCAGGAGGATTTCCGGCTTGATCGATCGCACTTCTGGGTCGACATAAGTGGGTTGCGTGGAGTTTTTGGAGGTCGGATCGGAGAGCTGGCCCTCGATCTTTTTGAGATTCCCCAGGATTTCCTCGGTACGGCGGACAATGAACACCGGCTGGCCGCGCCATTCAGCAATCATCTGCTGCCCTGGCTCGATTTTGCTGACATTCACTTTCACCGGTGCTCCGGCAGCCTTCGCCTTGGCACTGGGAAACCATGACCCCACGAACGGGACCGCAGCCCCCACCGCTCCTGCAGCACCCACCACGGATGTGGCTGCTACCAAGAAGCGACGCCGGCCTGCATTCACGCCGTCATTGCTCATTCAGTCCTCTCCCATCAGCTTTGTGGCCTGTTAAATCAGGCATCTACTAAATTGAAACTATGTACTTATAAAAATTTTGCCGAATGGTAATGAAAACCCCCAATTCTGACAAGGTAATTACCCGGAGGGCTGGCCCTCAAGCCTTGTAGTATAGGGGGTCTACGAATGTGGCAAGTTGTCACAGCGCAATTATTCAAGAAATCGCACGCATAAAAAAACGCCCGGTTCCGTGAGGAATCGGGCGTTCTTTTTGAACGTGGAAGCGAAATTAACGCTTCGAGTACTGCGGACGCTTACGCGCTTTACGCAGACCAACTTTCTTACGTTCAACTTCACGGGCGTCGCGAGTAACGAAGCCAGCTTTGCGCAGAGCGCTACGCAGGGTTTCGTCGTAGTCCATCAGAGCGCGAGTGATGCCGTGGCGGATTGCGCCAGCCTGACCACTTACACCACCACCGATGACGGTGACGTAGATGTCGAACTTCTCGACAGTCTCAGTCAGCTCCAGCGGCTGACGAACTACCATGCGGGCAGTTTCGCGACCGAAGAACGTGTCCAGCGAGCGGTTGTTGATGGAGATGTTACCAGTACCCGGACGCAGGAAAACGCGTGCGGTTGCGGTCTTGCGACGGCCAGTGCCGTAATTTTGAGTCGCCGACATAATGAACTATTCCGTTAAATCTTCAGTTCTTGGGGCTGCTGAGCAGTATGAGGGTGTGCAGCGCCCGCATAGACTTTCAGCTTACGGTACATGTCGCGACCCAGTGGGTTTTTAGGCAGCATGCCTTTAACCGCGGTCTCGATCACGCGCTCAGGGGCCTTGGCGATCAGCTTTTCAAAGTTGATCGACTTGATACCGCCCGGGAAACCGGAGTGGGAGTAGTACATTTTGTCAGTGGTTTTAGCGCCGGTAACACGGATCTGCTCGGCGTTGATTACGACGATGTAGTCGCCGGTGTCAACGTGAGGAGTGTACTCAGGCTTGTGCTTGCCACGCAGACGGCTCGCGATTTCGGTGGCCAGACGACCCAGGGTCTGACCAGCAGCGTCGACGACAAACCAGTCGCGCTTTACTGTTTCCGGTTTAGCAGTAAAAGTTTTCATTCTTTATAGCCTCAGGGGCCGCCTGTAAATAAGACGGCGGATCTTACTGAATAGTGCGTACTTTGACAAGTCAAAGGCAGCCGGATACAGACGCTTTCGGGGGCTCGGGTCGGCGCGTCCGTTCAACGGCAAGATTCTTCGGCGGCGGGGCATCACTTCCACTGCAGAAAGAGGTCGGCAATTATGCAGATTGCGAAAAAATTTCAACCTGCTTTTATGCTTGTTTTGCCCAAGGAGCACCCGATGGACTATCGCCAGCTAGGCCGTACCGACCTGAACGTGAGTGCAATCTGCCTCGGCACCATGACCTGGGGCGAGCAAAACACTGAAGCTGAAGCCTTCGCCCAGATCGAACGGGCAAAAGAGGCCGGGATCAACTTCCTCGACACCGCCGAGATGTACCCGGTGCCACCGAAAGCCGAAACCTACGCCACCACCGAGCGCTACATCGGCAATTACTTCAAGAGCCGCGGCGACCGCGCCGACTGGATCCTCGCCAGCAAGATCGCCGGCCCCGGCAACACCATCGACTACATCCGCGACAAGAACCTGCGCCACAACCGCCAGCACATCACCGAAGCGGTGGACGCCAGCCTCAAGCGCCTGCAGACCGACTACATCGATCTGTACCAATTGCACTGGCCGGAGCGTAGCACCAACTTTTTCGGACAACTGGGCTACAAGCACCAGACCGAAGCCAACCTGACGCCGCTTGAAGACACACTCGAAGCACTCGATGAGCAAGTGAAGGCCGGCAAGATCCGCCACATCGGTCTGTCCAATGAAACGCCGTGGGGCACCATGCGCTTTCTCGCTCTGGCCGAAGCCCGTGGCTGGCCGCGCGCGGTGTCGATCCAGAACCCGTACAACCTGCTCAACCGCAGCTTCGAGATCGGCCTGGCGGAAATCGCCATCCGCGAACAGTGCGGCCTGCTCGCCTATTCGCCGCTGGCGTTCGGTTTCCTGTCGGGCAAGTACGAAGGCGGGGCGCGTCCGCCGAAAGGCCGTCTTAGCCTCTACAGCCGTTTCAGTCGCTACTTCAACCCGCAATCGGAAGTGGCGTGCAGCCGTTACGTGGCCCTCGCCCGGGAACATGGCCTGGATCCGGCACAAATGGCCCTGGCGTTTGTAAATCAGCAACCGTTCGTCACCAGTAACATCATCGGTGCGACGACGCTGGAGCAACTGGACAGCAACATCGCCAGCTACGAACTGAAACTATCGAAGGAAGTACTGGAAGGGATCGAAGCGATCCACAAGGATCATCCGAATCCGGCGCCGTAATAAAGGACGATGATCGTTCCCACTTTGCGTGGGAACGATCATGCTCACCGCAAAACTCAAAGCGACCGCGCAATGATCTCTTTCATGATTTCATTGGTGCCGGCATAGATCCGCTGCACCCTTGCATCCGCCCATGCCCTGGCCACCGGGTACTCCCACATGAAACCGTAGCCGCCATGCAGTTGCACGCACTCGTCGAGCACCTTGCATTGCAGGTCGGTGCCCCAATACTTGGCCATCGCCGCTGTCGGCACATCAAGCTTGCCTTGCAGGTGCAACTCCAGGCAGCGATCGACGAACACCCGGCCGATCTGAATCTCGGTGGCCATTTCCGCCAGTTTGAAGCGGGTATTCTGGAAGTCGGCAATGGACTTGCCGAACGCCTTGCGGTCACGGGTGTAATCCAGCGTCCATTGCAGCGCCGCCTCGGCTGAAGCCAGTCCGCCAATGGCCACGGTCAGACGTTCCTGCGGCAATTCCTGCATCAGATAGGCAAACCCCGCCCCGGCCTGCCCCAACAGGTTTTCCTTCGGCACGCGCACGTCCTGGAAGAACAATTCCGACGTGTCCTGAGCCTTCATTCCGACCTTCTCCAGACGCTTGCCCTTGTCGAAGCCCGGCGTATTCGCCTCCACCAGAAACAGGCTGGTGCCCTTGGCGCCGGCCTTGGGATCCGTTTTGGCGACGACGATCACCAGATCCGCCAGAAAGCCATTGGTAATGAAGGTTTTCGAACCGTTGATCACATATTCGTCGCCATCCAGCACGGCCGTGGTCTTGACCCCTTGCAGGTCGGAACCGGCGCCCGGCT
Protein-coding sequences here:
- the rplM gene encoding 50S ribosomal protein L13, which produces MKTFTAKPETVKRDWFVVDAAGQTLGRLATEIASRLRGKHKPEYTPHVDTGDYIVVINAEQIRVTGAKTTDKMYYSHSGFPGGIKSINFEKLIAKAPERVIETAVKGMLPKNPLGRDMYRKLKVYAGAAHPHTAQQPQELKI
- a CDS encoding acyl-CoA dehydrogenase family protein — protein: MIPRTLFSSEHELFRDSVRTFLEKEAVPFHGQWEKQGYIDRNLWNKAGEAGMLCSHLPEEYGGLGADFLYSAVVIEEVGRLGLTGIGFSLHSDIVAPYILHYGSEALKQKYLPKLVSGEMVTAIAMTEPGAGSDLQGVKTTAVLDGDEYVINGSKTFITNGFLADLVIVVAKTDPKAGAKGTSLFLVEANTPGFDKGKRLEKVGMKAQDTSELFFQDVRVPKENLLGQAGAGFAYLMQELPQERLTVAIGGLASAEAALQWTLDYTRDRKAFGKSIADFQNTRFKLAEMATEIQIGRVFVDRCLELHLQGKLDVPTAAMAKYWGTDLQCKVLDECVQLHGGYGFMWEYPVARAWADARVQRIYAGTNEIMKEIIARSL
- a CDS encoding NADP(H)-dependent aldo-keto reductase; translated protein: MDYRQLGRTDLNVSAICLGTMTWGEQNTEAEAFAQIERAKEAGINFLDTAEMYPVPPKAETYATTERYIGNYFKSRGDRADWILASKIAGPGNTIDYIRDKNLRHNRQHITEAVDASLKRLQTDYIDLYQLHWPERSTNFFGQLGYKHQTEANLTPLEDTLEALDEQVKAGKIRHIGLSNETPWGTMRFLALAEARGWPRAVSIQNPYNLLNRSFEIGLAEIAIREQCGLLAYSPLAFGFLSGKYEGGARPPKGRLSLYSRFSRYFNPQSEVACSRYVALAREHGLDPAQMALAFVNQQPFVTSNIIGATTLEQLDSNIASYELKLSKEVLEGIEAIHKDHPNPAP